The sequence GTAGCCGTCCATCCGGGCCCGGCTGCACATCAACTGCGGCGGCCCGGCGATGAACCCGATCCGCCGATGCCCCAGACCGATCAGATACTCCGTCGCCCGCAGACTGCCGGCCCAGTTGGTGGCGCCGATCGTCGGCGCGTCCTGGGCCGGTACGCCGGCCGGATCCACGATGACCGCGGGAATGTTGAGCCGGCGCAGTTCGGCCTGCTGCGGCGCCTCGAGGGTGGAGGTCACGAAGATGACGCCCTCGGTGGACCGGGTCCGGATGTTGTCGAGCCACTGTTTGGCCGACGAGGTGCGGCGGTGGATGGCGGAGACCACCGTGCCGACGCCGGTGGCGTGCGCCACGTCCTCCACGCCCCGGATGATCTCCACCGCCCACGGGCTGTCCAGATCGTTGAACACCAGATCCACCAGCCCCGAACTCGCCCGCATGCTCGGCGGCCGACGCCGATAACCATGCCGCGTCAGCAACTCCTCCACCCGCTCACGGGTCTGCGGCGCCACATCCGAACGACCATTGATCACCCGCGACACCGTCGGCACCGACACCCCGGCCAAG is a genomic window of Micromonospora tarapacensis containing:
- a CDS encoding LacI family DNA-binding transcriptional regulator produces the protein MAVNDNRTVTIAAIARLAGVSVPTVSRVINGRSDVAPQTRERVEELLTRHGYRRRPPSMRASSGLVDLVFNDLDSPWAVEIIRGVEDVAHATGVGTVVSAIHRRTSSAKQWLDNIRTRSTEGVIFVTSTLEAPQQAELRRLNIPAVIVDPAGVPAQDAPTIGATNWAGSLRATEYLIGLGHRRIGFIAGPPQLMCSRARMDGYRAALETAGVPVDDRLIQAGNFYHEAGFAGGGRLLGLTDPPTAIFASSDQMALGVYEAVRQRGLRVPDDISVVGFDDLPEVRWCSPPLTTVRQPLAEMGMLAARTVLRLARGEKVESPRLELATELVIRDSAAAPRG